The DNA region TTCTTTGGCCAGGGCAGGTTTCACGAATTCGAGGATTTCTGCGTGCGGGACCGGGGTGGCCGCGACGGTCAGGGTTTCATTGGCCTGAGCAGAGAACGCTGCAACTGCTGCGAGCGCTACGAGTAATTTTTTCATTCAGCTAACTCCTTATGGGTACTCGCTTGCGACGCCTGAATTCGGCGCCTGCCAGCGAATGGCCGGCTCATTTGTCATTTACGGGACTCTTTACTTCCTGGAGAAGTGCACAACCAACTTGTCGCCAACGGTTTGCAGCACTTGGACCAGCACCAGCAGCAACATCACCGTCACGACCATCACATCAGGCTGGAAACGCTGGTAACCGAAACGGATCGCCAGGTCGCCCAAACCACCCGCGCCGACCACACCCGCCATCGCCGTGTAGGACACCAGTGTAATGGCTGTCACCGTAATCGCCGCGAAGATGCCCGGGCGGGCTTCCGGCAGCAAGGCATTGGTGATGATCTGCCGCGTCGTCGCGCCCATGGCCTGGGTCGCCTCGATAATGCCGCGATCCACTTCACGCAGGGCGGTTTCCACCAGTCGCGCGAAGAATGGCGTAGCGCCCACCACCAGCGGTGGAATCGCACCGGCGACACCGAGGGACGTACCGGTGATCAACACCGTGAACGGAATCATCACGATCAGCAGAATGATGAACGGCAGCGAACGCAGGATGTTCACCATCAGCGACAGCATTGCGTAAACGCCTTTGGCTTCCAGCAACTGACGCGGGCTGCAGAGGAACAACAGCACGCCCAAGGGCAGGCCGAGCAAAACGGTGAATAACAGCGAACCGAAGAGCATCAGAAAGGTATCGCCGGTAGCCAGCCAGATTTCGAACCAGTCGATATTGACGAAGAAACTTGCCAGGACTTCCATTAGCGCAGGACCTCCATGTGGACGTCAGCCGCAGTGAAACGGGCGAACGCCGCTTCCATGTCGCCACCGGTCACGGCCAGGGTCAACTGCCCGTATGGCACGTCTTTAATGCGGTCGATACGACCGGCCAGGATGCTGTAGTCCACACCCGTTTCCCGGGCGACGGTACCCAGCAATGGCGCGTAGGTCGCTTCGCCCTGGAAGGTCAGACGCACGATGCGGCCTGGAACGTGAGCGAAGTCGTCGCGCTGTTCGCTTTCGTCGATCTGCTCGTCCTCTTGCACGAAGCGCTTGGTGGTCGGGTGCTTCGGATGCAGGAACACCTCGGCCACCGAACCTTGCTCGACGATCACGCCAGCGTCCATCACCGCGACCTGGTCGCAGACCCGGCGGATCACGTCCATCTCGTGGGTAATCAACACGATGGTGAGCTTCAGCTCGCGATTGATCTCGGCCAGCAATTGCAGGACCGACGCAGTGGTCTGCGGGTCCAGTGCGCTGGTGGCTTCGTCGCACAGCAGGATTTTCGGCTTGGTCGCCAGGGCGCGGGCGATGCCGACGCGCTGCTTCTGGCCACCGGACAATTGCGCCGGGTACTTCTTGGCGTGGTCGGACAGGCCGACCCGCTTCAGCAATTCGGCCACACGCCGGTCGATGTCGCTGCGCGACAGTTCACCGGCCAGGGTCAGTGGCAGCGCGACGTTGTCGGCCACGGTCTTGGACGCCAGCAAGTTGAAGTGCTGGAAAATCATCCCGACTTGCTGACGGAAACGTCGCAGGCTGTTGGCGTCGAGCGCGGTGACTTCTTCGCCGTCGACGAATATCTTGCCGCCACTGGACTCTTCCAGGCGATTGATCAGACGCAGCAGGGTACTTTTTCCCGCACCGGAATGGCCGATCAGACCGAAGACCTGACCGTTCTCAATCGTCAGACTGGTCGGATGCAGGGCGGGAATATCCTTACCGGCGACGCGGTAAGTTTTGTGGACGTTTTGAAACTCGATCACGTAGCGAACCTTGTGGGGCGCGTTGGAAAAGGGTCAGCGGTTAGCCGGGCGCGCATTTTAGCCTGTCCGTATAGAGGTTATTAGCATTTATTCCGCATTCAACCTTCCATTTGGCAATAACGCGATCAAAGGTTAGAAAAAAGGAACGGCGCAAAACGTCATCAGTCACTAATTAGGCAACTCGAAAACGCCCCCGGTCCGTGCCAGGGGTATTGCTCAAGAGTCCTGGCTACGGCGGGAATCGCAACGAGGAGTTTTGTCTGATGAGTACTAAAAAACCTGCCGCAACCAAAAGCGCACTGGCCGGGACCGATACCCCGGACCGCGGTAACACCAATGCCAAGCTCGACAGCCTGGAACAATTTCGCTCCGACGCCACTGAACAGGCCCTGCGCACCAACCAGGGCGTGAAAGTCTCGGACAACCAGAACACGTTGAAAGCCGGCGCCCGCGGGCCATCGTTGCTGGAAGATTTCATCATGCGTGAAAAGATCACGCACTTTGACCATGAGCGCATTCCCGAGCGCATCGTCCACGCCCGCGGCACCGGTGCTCACGGCTACTTCCAGAGCTATGAAACCCATTCCGTGCTGACCAAGGCCGGGTTCCTACAAGACCCAAGCCAAAAAACCCCGGTCTTCGTCCGCTTCTCCACGGTGCAGGGCCCTCGTGGGTCGGGCGATACCGTGCGGGACGTACGAGGTTTCGCGGTGAAGTTTTTCACCGACGAAGGCAACTTCGACCTGGTGGGCAATAACATGCCGGTGTTTTTCATTCAGGATGCGATCAAGTTTCCTGACTTCGTGCACGCGGTGAAACCCGAGCCGCACAATGAGATGCCCACCGGCGGTTCAGCTCACGATACCTTTTGGGATTTTGTCTCTCTGGTACCAGAGTCGGCGCACATGGTGATCTGGACCATGTCCGACCGGGCGATCCCGAAAAGCCTGCGCAGCATGCAAGGCTTCGGCGTGCACACCTTCCGCCTGATCAATGCCGAAGGTAAATCGCGCTTCGTCAAATTCCACTGGCGCCCCACGGCCGGGACCTGTTCGTTGGTGTGGGATGAAGCGCAGAAACTCGCCGGTAAAGACACCGATTACCACCGTCGCGATCTCTGGGAGTCGATCGAGATGGGCGACTACCCGCAATGGGAACTGGGCGTACAGATCATCGAGGAGGAGAACGAACATAAATTCGACTTCGATATCCTCGACCCGACCAAGCTGATTCCGGAAGAACTGGTGCCGATCACCCCGTTGGGCAAGATGACCCTCAACCGTAACCCCGATAACTTCTTCGCCGAAACCGAACAGGTCGCCTTCTGCCCTGGGCATATCGTGCCGGGGATCGACTTTTCCAACGATCCATTGCTGCAAGGTCGATTGTTTTCCTACACCGATACGCAAATCAGCCGACTTGGCGGGCCGAACTTTCACGAGATCCCGATCAACCGCCCGGTCGCACCGTTCCACAATGGTCAACGGGACGCATTGCATCGCACCACCATCGACAAGGGCCGCGCGTCCTACGAGCCGAACTCCATTGATAGCGGTTGGCCGAAAGAAACACCGCCGGCAGCCCAGGATGGCGGCTTCGAAAGTTATCCAGAGCGCATCGACGCCAACAAGATCCGTCAGCGCAGCGAATCATTCAGCGACCACTTCTCCCAGGCGCGACTGTTTTTCCACAGCATGAGCAAGCATGAGCAGGAGCACATCATCTCGGCTTACAGCTTCGAGTTGGGCAAGGTTGAGCGGGAGCTCATCCGCGCGCGCCAGGTAAATGAGATTCTGGCCAACATCGATCTGGAACTGGCCAAGCGAGTGGCGCAGAACCTGGGGTTGCCAGCGCCCAAAGCCGGGACGGTCGAAGTACGCAAAACCTCACTGGATCGCTCGCCGGCCCTGAGCCAGGCCAACTTGCTGCCGGCGGATATCAAAACCCGCAAAGTGGCAATCCTGGCAGCCAATGGCGTCGATGGTGCAGCGATTGATGCCATGAAGAAAGCGCTGAAGGCAGAAGGTGCACACGCCAAACTGCTCGGCCCGACTTCTGCGCCTGTGACCACCGCCGATGGCAAAGCATTGCCGGTCGATGCGTCAATGGAAGGCTTGCCTTCGGTGGCGTTCGATGCGGTGTTTGTGCCCGGTGGCGCGGCGTCGATCAAGGCGCTAAGCACCGACGGGGTGGCGCTGCATTACCTGCTGGAGGCGTACAAGCACCTGAAGGCGATTGCACTGCAAGGCGAGGCCAAACAGTTGCTGGATGTGTTGAAGCTGGAGGCTGATGCGGGGTTGATCGTGGGCACGGATGCGAAGTTGATCAAACCGTTTTTTGCCGCGATCGGGCAGCATCGGGTGTGGGACAGGGAGCCGAAAGCCAAGGCGATTCCGGCTTAAATATCTTTGGCGTTTGAAATGACGCTATCGCGAGCAAGCTCGCTCCCACAGGATTGAGGGTTGACCACAGATTTGTGATCACCCCATCCAATGTGGGAGCGNGCTTGCTCGCTATGCTTTTAGGGTTTGCGAGGACTCAGAACCATCTGCGCCGGCACGTTGCGCAGAATCTGCTTCTCCAGGTTCAGGTCAAAATCCGCATCGAGCTTCTTCACTCGCTTGGTCAGCAACGTGGTCAACCAAGGGAAGTCCTGGGTGCGTGGCGCCTGAATACTCACATCGCACTGGTAATTCACCACATCGGCGGCGATCGCATCCAGTTGACGACGAAGCTTGGTCATATCAGTAAGGTTCAACGCAACCGTGGTGCTTTCAGCCGTCGGATCAATGACTTTGGCCTGTGGCTTGGCTTCGGCAGCCATGAGCGCAGCTTCGGCTCTATCCAGCTCAGCTTTACGGGCATTAACGATGGCGTTGTTGACCCCACCGGTCAGCGCCGGAGCCTTGGGCATCAACGCCCGGGCCCGGGCCAGCGCCGTCGCGGCAGCATTCACATCACCTTTTTGCAGCACGATCTGACTGCGGCGCAGATAGGCTTCGGCCAGTTGCCGCTGGTATTGCACAAGGGATTGATCGTTGGGCGACTCGGCCTGCAAGGCGGCGAGTTGATCTTCGGCAGTCGCAAGCTCACTGCTGGCGAGGCTTTGTTCCAGCTGCGCGATGGCCGTGGCCCGTGCACAGGTAGCCTCGGTGGCCGCCGGTGGCGTGCTTTGGCAAGCGCCCAGTAGCAGCGAAAATGCAACAAGGAGCAGATAACGGGAGGCGAACGGCTTCATTCCTGCGACTCTCTATTTGCGCAAAAAACGAGCAAGTCTACACCCCTCGACGGGGCAGGACAAAACTCAGCAGAAACAGTGCGGCGGCCGTCACCACAATCGATGGGCCCGCCGGGGTGTCCTTGAACCACGACAGCGACAGCCCGCCACAGACCGCGAGCATGCCCAGCAGGCTCGCGCCCAGTGCCATCTGCTCCGGTGACCGGGCGTGACGTTGTGCCGCAGCCGCCGGGATGATCAGCAAGGACGTAATCAGCAACACACCGACGATTTTCATCGCCACAGCGATCACCACGGCAATCAACAACATCAGGGTCAGGCGCAACGCCGCCACCGGCAGACCTTCAACCCTGGCCAGTTCTTCATGCACCGTGATTGCCAGCAATGGCCGCCACAACGTCACCAGCAAGGCTAGAACAGCCGCGCTGCCGCCGAGTATCCAGGCCAGATCGGTCGGGCTGATCGCCAGCAAGTCGCCGAACAGATAAGCCATCAGGTCGATCCGCACTTCGTGCATGAAGCTTAGTACGACCAAGCCCAAAGAGAGCGTGCTCGGTGCGAGAATTCCCAAAAGCGTGTCGGACGCCAGCGGTTGGCGCTGTTGCAAGGTCACCAGCAACACCGCTAACAGCAGGCAGCCTACGGTGACCGCAACGGTCGGACTGACATCCAGCAGAAAACCCAGCGCCACGCCGAGTAGCGCGGCATGGGAAAGGGTGTCGCCGAAATAGGCCATGCGCCGCCAGACCACGAACGAACCCAGCGGGCCCGCGACCAATGCCAGGGCCAGACCTGCAAGCAGGGCGTAGAGCAGAAAATCAGCCATGCTTGCAGCTATCTCCGTGAACGTGGGTAGGGGCCGACGGGGCGGCGCTGACCACCGAGCCATGCAGGTCATGGGCGTGGTCGTGATGGTGGTGATAAATCGCCAGGCTTTGTGCGTTCTTTCCGAACAGCTCGACGAAAGCCGGATCACTGCTGACCTGCTCGGGATGCCCGGAGCAGCAAACGTGGCGGTTGAGGCAGACCACCTGGTCGGTGGTGCTCATCACCAGATGCAGGTCGTGGGACACCATCAACACGCCGCAACCGTGGCGGTCGCGCAATCGTGTAATCAGGCTGTAGAGCTCGGCCTGACCGGCCACATCGACGCCTTGCACAGGTTCATCGAGTACCAGCAATTCCGGCTCGCGCAGCAATGCCCGGGCCAGCAGCACCCGCTGCATTTCGCCTCCGGAAACACTTTGCACCGGGCTGTCGATCACCTGTTCGGCGCCGACTTCCTTGAGTGCCGCTAAGGCCATGGCGCGGTCCACGCCCGGCACCAGACGCAAAAAACGCAGCACCGACAGCGGCAGCGTCGGATCGACGTGAAGTTTTTGCGGCATGTAACCGACCCGCAGCTTCGGTTTGCGCCATACGCTGCCCCTGTCCGGCTTCAACAGACCGAGTACCGCGCGCACCAGCGTGGTCTTGCCGGCACCGTTAGGGCCGATCAGGGTGACGATCTGTCCGGGCTCGACGCTCAGCTCGATGTTATCCAGCACGTTTTGCCCGGCAAAGGTGACGGCAACCTGCTCGAGGCGGATCAGCGCGTTGCTCATCAAACCCCCTGGCAACCTGAGCAGAGGCCGACCACTTCAACGGTCTGGCCTTCCACGACAAATCCGACATCCTTGGCGCTGCCGATGATCGCGTCGCTGATGGATTTCTGTTCGAGTTCAATGGCGGCGTGGCATTCGCGGCAAATCAGGAACTGGCCCTGGTGGGCATGTTCCGGGTGATTGCAGCCGACGAAGGCGTTCAGCGAGGAGATGCGGTGTACCAGGCCGTTTTCCAGCAGAAAGTCCAGCGCACGGTACACGGTCGGCGGCGCCGCGCGGCGGCCGTCCTGCTCGCTGAGCACCGCGAGAATGTCATAGGCACCCAACGGTTTGTGGCTTTGCCATACCAGTTCCAGCACCCGCCGGCGCAAGGCGGTCAGGCGCAGGCCTTGACGTGCGCACAGAACATCGGCCTCAGACAATGCGCTATGGACGCAATGAGAGTGGTCGTGGGGACGGCTGGCAATCGGTGTTTTAGGCATGAGCGGCGACGAGTTTTGTGAGAGACGTTATTATGTTACCTGTTCTCGCCTCTTCGAGTGATCATCGTGTCCCGACTTTTTTCTATCTTTGTCGCATTTGTCGCCAGTTTTCTGCTGATGGGTTCAGCTCACGCCGAAGTCAAAGTTCTCACCAGTATCAAGCCTCTACAGCTGATTGCCGCTGCGGTGCAGGACGGTGTGGCGATTCCGGAAGTCTTGCTGCCGCCTGGTGCCTCGCCTCATAACTATGCCTTGCGCCCATCCGACGTACGGAAGGTGCAATCGGTCGATCTGGTGTACTGGATCGGTCCGGGCATGGAAGGTTTCCTGCCCCGCGTGCTGAATGGTCGTACGCTGCCCAGCGTCGCCGTGCAGGATTTACCGGGCCTGAAACTGCGACATTTCGCCGAAGATAGCCACTCCCACGCCGAAGAAGCCGACGAGCATGATCACGATCACCGTCCCGGCAGTCTGGACGCGCACTTGTGGCTTTCGCCGGTCAACGCCCGCGTCATCGCCACAAAAATGGCCGCAGACCTGAGCGCAGCCGATCCGACCAATGCCGCACGTTATCAGAGCAACCTCAAGGCGTTCGATGAGCGCCTGGATGCAATGGATCTTCGCTTGAAAGCGCGTCTGGCCGGCATCGCGGGCAAACCGTACTTCGTATTCCATGAGGCCTTCGACTACTTCGAAGACGCCTATGGCCTCAAGCACGCGGGCGTTTTCAGCGTCGCTGCCGAGGTCCAGCCCGGCGCCCAGCACGTCGCGGCGATGCGCGCTCGTTTGCAGGAAATCGGCAAGACCTGCGTGTTCAGCGAACCGCCTCTGCGTCCGCGCCTGGCGGAAACCCTGGTGGCGGGTCTGCCGGTGAAGCTGGCGGAACTGGACGCGCTGGGCGGGTACACGCCAGCGACCGCTCAGGGGTATGAGCAGGTGCTGGAGAAATTGGGGAGTGATTTGGCGGGGTGCCTGGAGTCGTTGTAATTCGAAAATTGCGGCGCCCCATTCGCGAGCAAGCCCGCTCCCACATGGACCGCATAAATCCTGTGGGAGCGGGCTTGCTCGCGAAGCTTTTAAAGGGCGAACGGCAGCGGCGTGCTGACCTTCTGCCGCTGCGCCAGTCGCTGCTGAAACTCCATCGGATCGTGAATCAGCACGTCCTGCCCGGCAAACGACTCGGCGGCGATCAACCGCGACAGCCAGAACCGCACACACGCTACCCGCAGCATGGTCGGCCACAACCCCGCCTCGGCCGCCGTGAACGGTCGCAGCGCTGCATAAGCGCCAAGCAATGCCCTCGCCCGCGGCCCGTCGATCAACCCGCTTTCGTCCGAACACCAGTCGTTCAAGGCGATCGCCACGTCGTAGAGCATCGGCCCCGAACAGGCGTTGTAGAAGTCGATCAACCCGGTCAGGTGAGTGCCTTCAAACATCGCGTTATCGCGGAACAGGTCGGCGTGGATGTTGGCTCGCGGCAGCGCCAGAATTTTCGTCTTCTGCTGTGTGATTTCGTCCAGAGCCCGTTGCAGCAGATCGCTTTGCTCGGCATTGAGGTGCGACAGCAACTGCGTGCCCTCTTCCAGCATCCAGTCCAGGCCGCGATCGGTCTTGCGCTTGATCATATTGGCCTGGGTCGCCAGATGCAGATGGCCGAGCAACTCGCCCACCTGAGCGCAATGCTGCGCATTGGCTTCCTTGATGTGCTTGCCTGCCAGACGCGGCTGCAACAGCGCAGGTTTGCCGGCCAGTTCGCGCAAGGCGACGCCGTCGGTGGTGCGCAAGGCATAAGGCACTGGCAGGTCGGCGTCATGCAGCACGTCGAGCAACTCGATGAAGAATGGCATTTCCTGAACCGGACCACGCTCAACCAGGGTCAGGACAAATTCGCCCTGCTCCAGGCTGATGAAGAAATTGGTGTTTTCGCTACCGGCGGCAATCCCCTGGAAATCAAGCAGGCGGCCGAGCCCGTAAGGGGCGAGAAAGGTTTCCAGCTCGGGCCGAGCCAGCGGGGTGAACACAGACATGTTTGAACTGCCAGTACGGGCGCCGCTGCTTGAGCCAGCGCCGATTGAAATTAAGAAGCTACTTCCACTCAAAAATCTTCCACGACGGAATCAGCATATCCGGCTGATCCGAGCGGATGTAGTTTGCATCGGTCCCGTCAGCGCGCACCAGAAAATACGGCGGTGCGCCCTTCGGCGTGACCTTGATCGCGTACAGGAAACCGTTTTGGCGGTACTCCTGGATGGTTTTGTCCCCTTCCGTGCGGATCGTGACTTCTGGCTCCGGTGTCGGTGCATCGTCCGCCGCCATGACGGCCAACGGAACGGATGCAAACAACCCAGCCAGCAACAGGCGATTTAGTGTGCGCATGATAACCTTGTCCCTTTGTCGTCAACGGTCCCGCTATTCTAGCGCCGGACCCGCCGAAAAGGTTGATCCTGCTCATGAGCCAAGCCCCCCTCGTCCTGGTGGACGGTTCTTCTTACCTGTACCGCGCCTTTCACGCCCTGCCGCCGCTGACCACTTCCAAAGGTTTGCCAACCGGTGCGGTCAAGGGCGTGCTGAACATGCTCAAGAGTCTGCGCAAGCAGTACCCGGGAAGTCCGTTCGCTGTGGTGTTCGACGCCAAGGGTGGGACATTTCGCGATGACATGTACGCCGAATACAAGGCCAACCGCCCAAGCATGCCCGACGACATGCGTGTTCAGATCGAGCCGCTGCACCAGAGCGTGATCGCCCTGGGCTTCCCACTCCTGTGCGTCGAAGGCGTCGAAGCCGATGACGTGATCGGCACCCTGGCCCGCAGCAGCGCGGCGGCCGACCGCCCGGTGGTGATCTCCACCGGCGACAAGGACATGGCGCAGCTGGTCGACGGCCACATTACCTTGGTCAATACCATGACCGGTAGCGCGCTGGACGTGGAGGGCGTGAAGGAGAAATTCGGCGTCGCTCCCGAGCAGATCATCGATTACCTGGCACTCATGGGCGATTCTTCCGACAACATTCCGGGCGTTCCGGGCATTGGCCCGAAGACCGCTTCCGGCCTGTTGGTCGGCGTGAACGGCGGCCTGACCGAGCTCTATGCACAGCTCGACATCGTCCCGACCCTGCCGATTCGCGGGGCCAAAACCCTGCCGGCCAAGCTCGAAGAGCACAAGGAGATGGCGTTTCTCTCCTATCAATTGGCAACCATCAAGATCGACGTGCCGCTGGATATCGGCCTCGACGACCTGCAAATGGGCAACCCGGATCACGACAAACTCGCCGAGCTCTATACCCTGCTGGAGTTCAAGAGCTGGTTCGAAGAGAACCAGCGCGACGCCAAGCGTTCCGGTCAGGAAGTCGCCGCTCCGGTGGCTGAAGAAGCGGCCGTCGATACCGAACTCAAGTACACCACCATCCTCACCCAGGCTGATTTCGACCTGTGGCTGAAGAAACTCAACGACGCCAAGTTGATTGCCTTCGACACCGAAACCACCGGCATCGATGCGCAGCAGGCACAACTGGTGGGCCTGTCTTTCGCTGTACAAGCCAACGAAGCGGCCTACATCCCGCTGACCCATTCCTACATGGGCGTGCCGGATCAGCTCGATCGCGACACCGTGCTGCGCGCGCTGAAACCGATCCTGGAAGACCCGAGCAAACTCAAGGTTGGCCAGCACGCCAAGTTCGACATGAACATCCTGGCCAACTGCGCTATCGGTGGCGATCAGAGCTGCGGCATCACCGTGCAAGGCGTCGCTTTCGACACAATGCTCGAATCCTACGTGCTGGACTCCACCGCGACCCGCCACGACATGGACAGCCTGGCGCTCAAGTACCTGAATCACACCACTACCAGTTTTCAGGACATCGCCGGCAAGGGCGCCAAGCAGCTGACGTTCGATCAGATATCCCTGGAACTGGCCGGGCCTTACGCTGCCGAAGACGCCGACGTAACGCTGCGCCTGCATCAAACCCTGCTGGAAAAACTCAACGCCATCCCGAGCCTGAGCAAGGTCCTGAGCGAAATCGAAATGCCGTTGGTGCCGGTTTTGGCACGGATTGAACGCCAAGGCGCGCTGGTCGATGCCAACCTGCTGGGCATTCAGAGCGTCGAGCTGGGCGAGAAAATGGTCGTCCTCGAGCGTGAGGCGTTCGCCATTGCCGGGGAAGAATTCAACCTCGGCTCGCCGAAGCAATTGGGCGTGATCCTGTACGAAAAACTCGGCCTGCCAATCCTCAGCAAAACCGCCAAGGGCCAGGCGTCCACCGCCGAAGCCGTGCTGGCGGAACTGGCTGAACAGGATTTCCCGCTGCCCAAAGTGCTGATGCAGTACCGCTCGATGAGCAAGCTGAAAAGTACCTACACCGATCGCCTGCCAGAGCAGATCAACCCGCGCACCGGGCGGATTCATACCTCTTACCACCAAGCCGTAGCGGCGACCGGGCGTTTGTCGTCCAGCGATCCAAACCTGCAGAACATTCCGATCCGCACCGCTGAAGGGCGTCGGATTCGTCAGGCGTTCGTCGCGCCAAAAGGCTACAAGCTGCTGGCAGCGGACTATTCGCAAATCGAACTGCGAATCATGGCTCACCTGGCCAAGGACGAAGGTTTGCTGCACGCATTCCGCAACGATCTGGACGTGCACAAGGCCACTGCCGCCGAAGTTTTCGGCGTTGAACTGGCAGCGGTCACCACTGATCAGCGTCGTAGCGCCAAGGCGATCAACTTCGGCTTGATCTACGGAATGAGCGCGTTTGGCCTGGCCAAACAGATTGGTGTTGATCGCAAGCAATCCCAGGCCTACATCGACCGTTACTTCGCCCGTTACCCAGGCGTGCTGGAATACATGGAGCGCACCCGTGCCCAGGCTGCCGAACAAGGTTTCGTCGAAACCATCTTCGGTCGTCGCTTGTACCTGCCGGAAATCAACGCGAAAAACCCGGCCCTGCGCAAAGGTGCCGAACGCACGGCGATCAACGCCCCGATGCAAGGCACCGCGGCGGACATCATCAAGAAAGCCATGATTGCCGTGGATAGCTGGCTGACAGCATCAGGGCTCGACGCCAAAGTCATCCTGCAGGTGCACGATGAATTGGTTCTGGAGGTGCGTGAAGATTTGGTCGACCAGGTCCGTGATGAAATTCGCGTGCACATGAGCGATGCAGCGAAGCTTGATGTGCCGCTGTTGGTCGAGGTTGGCGTAGGAAATAACTGGGATGAGGCTCACTGAGCCGTGTGAAAAGGCGTTTTCCGCTGCGGCATAGTGCCGCAACAGAAAGGACGAAGGGCTCTTAGTTCGGAAAATTCGAGGGGCTATTCCAAAGGCTTTTTAAAAAATTATGAACTAATCTCCTGAATCGCCACTCAGAGTTACTGAATGGGTGGTGAAGCCCTTCGATGCTCCTAATGTTGTGTTAAGTGTTGGCAGATATCTGGACCCCGCCCTAGCGGTCCGGAACTTGAACCCCGGAACTTCCCCCTCCCCATAAGAAGTCCGGGGTTTTTTTTGCCCGCGGTTTATTAATCCGCGAGCTCGGCGCCCTTGTCCGCCAGTTCCATCCAGCCTGCCAGTACAGTGTAGGCGTCTTCCAGGCCCATGCGTTTTGGCGCCGAGAACAACTGGATGCTGATCGCATCTCCCCAACCCTTGCGGATGTCTGCCTGAACCTTGAGCAGGACGTTTTTCGCCGCGCCGT from Pseudomonas sp. ACM7 includes:
- a CDS encoding DUF2782 domain-containing protein encodes the protein MRTLNRLLLAGLFASVPLAVMAADDAPTPEPEVTIRTEGDKTIQEYRQNGFLYAIKVTPKGAPPYFLVRADGTDANYIRSDQPDMLIPSWKIFEWK
- the polA gene encoding DNA polymerase I, producing the protein MSQAPLVLVDGSSYLYRAFHALPPLTTSKGLPTGAVKGVLNMLKSLRKQYPGSPFAVVFDAKGGTFRDDMYAEYKANRPSMPDDMRVQIEPLHQSVIALGFPLLCVEGVEADDVIGTLARSSAAADRPVVISTGDKDMAQLVDGHITLVNTMTGSALDVEGVKEKFGVAPEQIIDYLALMGDSSDNIPGVPGIGPKTASGLLVGVNGGLTELYAQLDIVPTLPIRGAKTLPAKLEEHKEMAFLSYQLATIKIDVPLDIGLDDLQMGNPDHDKLAELYTLLEFKSWFEENQRDAKRSGQEVAAPVAEEAAVDTELKYTTILTQADFDLWLKKLNDAKLIAFDTETTGIDAQQAQLVGLSFAVQANEAAYIPLTHSYMGVPDQLDRDTVLRALKPILEDPSKLKVGQHAKFDMNILANCAIGGDQSCGITVQGVAFDTMLESYVLDSTATRHDMDSLALKYLNHTTTSFQDIAGKGAKQLTFDQISLELAGPYAAEDADVTLRLHQTLLEKLNAIPSLSKVLSEIEMPLVPVLARIERQGALVDANLLGIQSVELGEKMVVLEREAFAIAGEEFNLGSPKQLGVILYEKLGLPILSKTAKGQASTAEAVLAELAEQDFPLPKVLMQYRSMSKLKSTYTDRLPEQINPRTGRIHTSYHQAVAATGRLSSSDPNLQNIPIRTAEGRRIRQAFVAPKGYKLLAADYSQIELRIMAHLAKDEGLLHAFRNDLDVHKATAAEVFGVELAAVTTDQRRSAKAINFGLIYGMSAFGLAKQIGVDRKQSQAYIDRYFARYPGVLEYMERTRAQAAEQGFVETIFGRRLYLPEINAKNPALRKGAERTAINAPMQGTAADIIKKAMIAVDSWLTASGLDAKVILQVHDELVLEVREDLVDQVRDEIRVHMSDAAKLDVPLLVEVGVGNNWDEAH
- a CDS encoding homoserine kinase, translated to MSVFTPLARPELETFLAPYGLGRLLDFQGIAAGSENTNFFISLEQGEFVLTLVERGPVQEMPFFIELLDVLHDADLPVPYALRTTDGVALRELAGKPALLQPRLAGKHIKEANAQHCAQVGELLGHLHLATQANMIKRKTDRGLDWMLEEGTQLLSHLNAEQSDLLQRALDEITQQKTKILALPRANIHADLFRDNAMFEGTHLTGLIDFYNACSGPMLYDVAIALNDWCSDESGLIDGPRARALLGAYAALRPFTAAEAGLWPTMLRVACVRFWLSRLIAAESFAGQDVLIHDPMEFQQRLAQRQKVSTPLPFAL